The Desulfurococcus sp. genome has a segment encoding these proteins:
- a CDS encoding thioesterase family protein: MEFKLSEGLYCEKEYIVREEHAASHIGSGSLRVLSTPSMIAFMERTALHCAEQYLPGDYTTVGTMVNIKHVNPAPVGAEIKVAVRLVSVDGRRLIFEVKAFWGSILIGEGLHERYIVNTAKFIEKVRSLTSMQQ, encoded by the coding sequence ATGGAGTTTAAGCTTAGTGAAGGCCTCTACTGCGAGAAGGAGTATATAGTCAGGGAGGAACATGCAGCCTCGCACATAGGTAGTGGCAGCCTTAGAGTTCTATCAACACCAAGCATGATAGCCTTCATGGAGAGAACAGCACTACATTGTGCTGAACAATACCTTCCAGGAGACTACACTACTGTAGGCACTATGGTGAACATCAAGCATGTCAACCCTGCACCAGTAGGAGCCGAGATAAAGGTAGCAGTTAGACTAGTCTCTGTGGATGGAAGAAGACTGATATTCGAGGTTAAAGCATTCTGGGGCAGCATACTGATAGGTGAGGGATTACATGAAAGATACATTGTAAACACAGCAAAATTTATTGAGAAAGTGCGGTCGTTAACTAGCATGCAGCAGTAG
- a CDS encoding DNA replication complex GINS family protein has protein sequence MDGLIEAIGPLIGRFVERDFEEEQVKVMFTSQGLTVFLQDGFIELVRGSEIMLPRWIARALVEYGYAKIAEDDIDNRRLSIIDFIESKNKSKPKFEKLKGYFYRRLKEKMNDVIREYRSSDVRDIQKVEIIKTISNFLSSLVDMRTRKILNFLTPRIYPREIVESLSEEEKLFFKGIRALLDVYYNNVLGVEAREPGK, from the coding sequence TTGGATGGTTTAATAGAGGCCATAGGCCCCCTGATAGGTAGATTCGTGGAGAGGGATTTCGAGGAAGAGCAGGTTAAAGTCATGTTTACCTCTCAGGGTCTCACAGTATTTCTCCAGGATGGATTTATCGAGCTTGTTAGAGGCTCTGAAATAATGCTTCCACGATGGATTGCTAGAGCTCTAGTAGAGTACGGTTACGCTAAAATCGCCGAGGATGATATTGACAACCGAAGACTCTCCATCATAGATTTCATTGAGAGTAAAAACAAGAGTAAGCCGAAGTTCGAGAAGCTTAAAGGATACTTCTACCGGAGGCTGAAGGAGAAGATGAACGATGTTATCAGAGAATACAGGTCTAGTGATGTAAGGGACATCCAGAAGGTTGAAATAATTAAGACTATCAGTAACTTCCTCTCATCTCTAGTCGACATGAGAACGAGGAAAATACTGAACTTTCTCACGCCTCGAATCTACCCTCGTGAAATCGTTGAGAGTCTAAGCGAAGAGGAGAAGCTGTTCTTCAAGGGTATACGGGCACTCCTAGACGTATACTACAATAATGTGCTCGGGGTTGAAGCACGTGAGCCAGGAAAGTAA
- the thpR gene encoding RNA 2',3'-cyclic phosphodiesterase, with protein MSRDEIIRCFIAVEVKDEGVLRSLISIRDKLTATGADLKPVEDENIHLTLRFIGEVPRSIVEEVCRAISAISFKPFRIHVAGIGVFPSIQRPRVIWAGIREGSRELVELYEAVERKLGEIGFKPEREEFVPHITLARVKGYRGIERLVKTLSDLAETDFGYTTVDEVVVKKSTLTPRGPIYSNICVKKL; from the coding sequence TTGAGCCGGGATGAAATCATAAGGTGCTTTATAGCCGTGGAAGTAAAAGATGAAGGCGTTTTAAGAAGCCTCATCAGCATCAGGGATAAGCTTACGGCTACAGGCGCTGACTTAAAGCCTGTTGAAGATGAGAATATACATTTAACCTTAAGGTTCATTGGGGAAGTACCGAGAAGCATCGTGGAGGAAGTATGCCGTGCTATCTCAGCTATATCGTTCAAGCCGTTTAGAATACATGTTGCTGGTATAGGAGTCTTCCCAAGCATCCAGAGGCCGAGAGTCATATGGGCTGGTATTAGAGAAGGTAGCAGGGAGCTAGTAGAGTTATATGAAGCCGTGGAGAGAAAGCTAGGCGAGATCGGATTTAAACCAGAGAGAGAGGAGTTCGTGCCTCATATAACGCTCGCCAGAGTTAAAGGCTACAGAGGTATTGAGAGACTCGTGAAGACTCTTAGTGATCTAGCTGAAACAGACTTCGGCTACACAACTGTGGATGAAGTAGTTGTTAAGAAGAGTACTCTAACTCCTCGCGGACCCATCTATAGTAATATATGCGTGAAGAAACTCTAG
- a CDS encoding replication factor C large subunit, producing MSQERIPWVVKYRPKTIEEVVDQEDAKSRLLKWLESWENGRPSKKAALLHGPPGCGKTSLVEAIARSRRYQLFEMNASDARRREDIERIVKMASRSGALTGSRKIILLDEVDGMDPRADAGGVEALVEVIKNAMNPIIMTANNPYKQHLYPLRELAEMIELKRLSEKDVKTVLKKICNAERILCEDAALGDIAKRSEGDLRSAINDLEAIAAADGKVTLEAVRRIATYRNRVYAPYEALSDLFNARSIIQARAAVESTDLTPDEFIVWINEHIPTYYEDPEEIARAYEALSRADVYMGRIVREQNWDLLRYALEMMGPGVAFARKSYKYKWKAFKSPERLKLLRETKRSREIMESIAELLSKHLLVSKSVIKSDVIPFLRVIFRYNPAYAAKLARGYGLSEEAVEWLSGPRAKEVLGYMKKGKTR from the coding sequence TTGAGCCAGGAGAGAATACCCTGGGTGGTAAAGTACAGGCCTAAGACTATAGAGGAGGTTGTAGACCAGGAGGATGCGAAATCAAGGTTGCTCAAGTGGCTTGAGTCATGGGAGAACGGGAGGCCGAGTAAGAAAGCAGCCTTGCTCCACGGGCCTCCCGGATGCGGTAAGACAAGCCTCGTTGAAGCTATAGCTAGAAGTAGAAGATACCAGCTCTTCGAGATGAATGCCAGTGATGCTAGGAGAAGAGAGGACATAGAGAGAATAGTTAAAATGGCTAGCAGGTCGGGTGCTCTAACTGGTTCTAGAAAGATAATTCTACTAGATGAAGTAGACGGCATGGATCCTAGAGCAGATGCAGGCGGTGTGGAAGCACTCGTAGAAGTAATAAAGAATGCTATGAACCCCATCATAATGACAGCAAACAACCCCTACAAGCAGCACTTATACCCTCTAAGAGAGCTCGCAGAGATGATAGAGCTCAAGAGGCTCAGCGAAAAAGACGTGAAAACAGTGTTGAAGAAGATATGCAACGCTGAGAGAATACTATGCGAGGATGCAGCGCTCGGAGACATAGCTAAGAGGAGTGAGGGTGATCTAAGAAGCGCTATAAACGACCTGGAAGCCATTGCCGCCGCCGACGGTAAAGTAACACTTGAAGCAGTACGTAGAATCGCCACGTACAGGAATAGAGTATACGCTCCATACGAGGCTTTAAGCGACCTCTTCAACGCTAGAAGCATTATTCAAGCTAGGGCTGCCGTGGAATCCACTGATCTAACGCCAGACGAATTCATAGTATGGATTAACGAGCATATACCGACATACTATGAGGATCCAGAGGAGATAGCTAGAGCCTACGAAGCACTCAGCAGAGCTGATGTATACATGGGTAGGATAGTGAGAGAGCAGAACTGGGATCTACTCAGATACGCTTTAGAAATGATGGGGCCTGGAGTAGCATTCGCTAGAAAATCATATAAGTATAAATGGAAGGCCTTCAAGTCGCCTGAGAGGCTAAAGCTCTTAAGGGAAACCAAGAGGTCAAGAGAGATCATGGAGAGTATTGCTGAACTGTTAAGCAAGCACCTGCTTGTAAGCAAGTCTGTTATTAAAAGCGATGTAATACCCTTCCTCAGAGTGATATTCAGGTATAATCCTGCATACGCAGCTAAGCTGGCCAGAGGGTACGGTCTTAGTGAAGAAGCCGTTGAATGGTTGAGCGGGCCTCGAGCTAAAGAAGTGTTAGGCTACATGAAGAAGGGTAAGACTAGGTAG
- the cca gene encoding CCA tRNA nucleotidyltransferase, with protein sequence MSIEEKVLELIKPSREEYEHLYKAYELIASTIRSILREHGVEAEVTLQGSIAHDTWLSGDRDMDVFVLYPESWSTSELRSRGFNLIVKAAERIGGYELRYAEHPYVRVRVGDVEADIVPAFKLANPSSIRTTVDRTPFHTRFLLEKLTPEMKDQVRLLKKFMKGIKVYGAEVKTRGFSGYVAELLIVKYGSLRRVLEEASSWKPPVRVDTLGVDKEFWRRFEEKYPDSVLYMPDPVDPMRNVAANVSMRALATFILASRCYLSHPSLAFYGLEYSYLSTEKLEEKLRNRCIILLEYTLTEKLPPDVIWGEVNRVRDTLVKFLANMDFHVVDSSSWSDEDRYCAILVELEDCTLPLFKHYAGPPVVFSERAQNFIAKHLRRGVGVWIDERGLLNAVTPRRYVDAIQLLAERASEYSVAPHFKDLKPAVRILDSQVLNELSRRGALQWVSEFIMKTPFWMEMCIS encoded by the coding sequence ATGAGCATCGAGGAGAAGGTACTAGAGTTGATAAAGCCCAGCCGAGAGGAGTACGAGCACCTCTATAAGGCTTACGAGCTGATAGCGAGTACTATTAGAAGTATTCTCAGAGAGCACGGTGTGGAAGCAGAGGTGACTCTACAGGGAAGCATAGCACACGATACATGGCTCTCAGGAGACAGAGATATGGATGTATTTGTTCTCTACCCCGAATCATGGAGTACTAGTGAGCTTAGAAGCAGAGGCTTTAATCTAATAGTTAAAGCAGCTGAGAGGATAGGAGGATACGAGCTACGATACGCTGAACACCCCTATGTAAGAGTCAGGGTTGGCGACGTGGAAGCCGACATAGTGCCAGCCTTCAAGCTAGCTAATCCATCATCAATAAGGACAACTGTAGATAGAACCCCCTTCCACACCCGCTTCCTCCTGGAGAAGCTAACCCCTGAGATGAAGGATCAAGTGAGACTCCTCAAGAAGTTTATGAAGGGGATTAAAGTCTACGGGGCTGAAGTGAAGACGAGGGGTTTCAGCGGCTATGTAGCAGAGCTACTAATAGTTAAGTACGGCTCTCTAAGAAGGGTTCTAGAAGAAGCCTCTAGCTGGAAGCCTCCAGTCCGCGTGGATACTCTAGGCGTCGACAAAGAATTCTGGAGGAGATTCGAGGAGAAATACCCGGATTCAGTACTATACATGCCTGACCCAGTTGACCCGATGAGAAATGTAGCTGCAAACGTATCCATGAGAGCTCTTGCAACATTTATCCTAGCATCTAGATGCTATCTATCCCATCCATCGCTAGCCTTCTACGGGCTTGAATACAGCTACTTATCGACTGAGAAGCTTGAAGAGAAGCTAAGGAATAGATGTATTATCCTGTTAGAGTATACTCTAACCGAGAAGCTGCCCCCTGACGTTATATGGGGTGAGGTTAACAGGGTTAGGGATACACTCGTCAAGTTTCTAGCTAACATGGATTTCCATGTGGTTGATTCCTCCTCCTGGAGCGATGAAGATAGATACTGCGCTATACTCGTAGAGCTTGAGGACTGCACACTGCCACTCTTTAAACACTACGCTGGACCCCCAGTAGTGTTCAGTGAAAGAGCACAGAACTTTATAGCCAAGCATTTAAGGAGGGGAGTGGGGGTATGGATTGATGAAAGAGGCTTGCTGAATGCAGTGACGCCAAGGAGATACGTAGATGCTATTCAACTACTAGCTGAAAGAGCTAGTGAATACAGTGTTGCACCACACTTCAAGGACTTAAAGCCGGCTGTCAGAATCCTTGACAGCCAGGTTCTCAACGAGCTGTCTAGAAGAGGTGCCCTCCAATGGGTTTCAGAGTTTATCATGAAGACACCTTTCTGGATGGAGATGTGCATTTCATAG
- a CDS encoding DUF432 domain-containing protein, giving the protein MEYNSEEGWYKRLDSSGSPVVSLSLAGWQGPAIAEPVPSLYTPSFITRYILVALQDRILIAPGSSIDFYFTIPVDLGVFIGVGDHYELVDTIPLGSYYKYALYGPPVTSDEAGGVVCRHWRSRVYSYRANVNQGECLVEASVVNDYSEPVVVSRILVDSAYIPLYYKQNTFNCYTGRVRLTVRNSQKGVVTYQGTTAPQGYIKARTPVELKHPLIPLIAQKTLMDWGI; this is encoded by the coding sequence GTGGAGTACAATTCAGAGGAAGGCTGGTATAAGAGGCTAGATAGCAGTGGATCCCCTGTAGTTTCTTTAAGTCTTGCAGGCTGGCAGGGCCCAGCTATAGCGGAACCTGTCCCCTCACTATACACTCCTAGCTTTATTACAAGATACATTCTGGTTGCACTCCAGGATAGAATTTTAATAGCCCCTGGCTCCTCCATAGACTTCTACTTCACAATTCCAGTGGACCTCGGGGTTTTCATTGGAGTAGGCGATCACTACGAGCTAGTAGACACTATTCCACTAGGCAGCTACTACAAGTATGCGCTGTACGGTCCACCTGTAACCTCTGACGAAGCCGGTGGCGTTGTATGCAGGCACTGGCGTAGCAGGGTTTACAGCTATAGAGCTAACGTTAATCAAGGTGAATGCCTGGTTGAAGCCAGCGTAGTAAACGATTACAGTGAGCCTGTAGTAGTCTCCAGAATACTAGTTGACTCCGCTTACATCCCCCTCTACTACAAGCAGAACACGTTCAACTGCTATACGGGTAGAGTTAGACTTACAGTAAGGAACTCGCAGAAAGGTGTTGTAACATACCAGGGTACTACAGCTCCTCAAGGCTACATAAAGGCTAGAACACCAGTCGAGTTAAAGCATCCCCTCATACCATTAATAGCTCAGAAGACATTAATGGACTGGGGGATTTAG
- a CDS encoding serine/threonine protein kinase: MGFRVYHEDTFLDGDVHFIVEGLRDEYLKKVLCYPSCSDNIIAERITRLLEDGFVYILETGSMIHGIRVLGKGYSSVTTVAFHRKHGIGALKIRRMDSRRSDLSREAEAMLKAEPSTVVPRLYLYSKDYLFRELVDPVKCLPVERILEESITSGDIEAVKNTLHSILTSLYKLDLTRVDHTELNRPEGHLYMCPGGVKIIDWESARISEKPANLTSFSSFILYRFRFKDILLKALDIDAGRVLELLREYKSSYSSSVFNSILKAMSVV, translated from the coding sequence ATGGGTTTCAGAGTTTATCATGAAGACACCTTTCTGGATGGAGATGTGCATTTCATAGTAGAAGGCTTGAGAGATGAATACTTGAAGAAGGTTTTATGCTATCCTTCATGTAGCGATAACATTATAGCTGAGAGGATCACCAGGCTACTCGAGGATGGCTTCGTATACATTCTCGAGACAGGTTCCATGATCCATGGAATTAGAGTTCTCGGCAAAGGCTACTCATCAGTGACAACCGTAGCCTTCCATAGGAAGCATGGTATAGGAGCATTAAAGATTAGAAGAATGGACAGCAGGAGAAGCGATTTATCTAGGGAGGCAGAGGCTATGCTGAAAGCAGAGCCATCCACAGTAGTACCCCGGTTATACTTGTACAGCAAGGACTACCTGTTTAGAGAGCTAGTCGACCCGGTTAAATGCCTCCCTGTTGAACGAATACTCGAAGAATCCATTACCTCAGGGGATATCGAGGCAGTTAAAAATACACTGCACTCTATTCTCACCTCACTCTACAAGCTTGATTTAACGCGAGTAGACCACACTGAGCTCAATCGTCCTGAAGGCCACTTGTACATGTGTCCTGGCGGCGTGAAGATAATTGACTGGGAGAGCGCGAGGATCTCTGAGAAGCCTGCTAATCTAACATCTTTCTCATCATTCATACTCTACCGCTTCAGGTTTAAAGATATCCTGCTTAAAGCACTCGACATAGATGCAGGTAGGGTTTTAGAACTGCTTAGAGAGTATAAGAGCAGTTATAGTAGTAGTGTATTCAACAGTATCCTTAAAGCTATGAGTGTTGTCTAA
- the thiI gene encoding tRNA 4-thiouridine(8) synthase ThiI: MPLYLVTVSGEIPLKSSRTRSMLYSKLLRNIRRSLKRKGITVLSARILDAKILVETSSVAIHALSRVFGVHRVSEVQAIEFTSLEELAGEVSRRTLERVKGRRFAVRVKRSGVHSFTSLDVAREVGALLKPYSAGVDLENPEVEVTLEIRGNTAYLHENDVEGPGGFPISSSGRALVLFSGGFDSPVAAWMAAKRGLEVDFLHYVMGSSDISRQAFIVARKLSEEWLSSYNPKFIIVDFTPLVAWIEREVAWSYRQVVLRALMYMVADRVAGARGYDAVVTGESLAQASSQTLANLKAIEKAASLNSMILRPLIGLDKEEIISYSRQLGLYEYSSKVAEACAIAPRHTATRISVEKLKSILERIENKLLDKAVEDMRVVDVHVSSPEEAIPEYPEEIDYIPSDSVLVDARSIEEYKRSALPGALHVSMVDYSKLPRDRPVVFYCDTGGISRILAAELRSMGFKAYSLKGGLRRIRGRLAGTTT, translated from the coding sequence TTGCCGCTATACCTGGTTACAGTTTCAGGCGAGATACCCTTGAAATCCAGTAGAACTCGTTCAATGCTGTACTCTAAGCTGCTTAGGAATATTAGAAGAAGCCTTAAGAGAAAAGGTATTACTGTGTTATCAGCTAGAATCCTCGATGCCAAGATACTTGTTGAGACGAGTAGTGTAGCCATCCATGCTTTAAGCAGGGTCTTCGGTGTTCACAGAGTCTCAGAGGTTCAAGCTATAGAATTCACGAGTCTAGAAGAACTGGCAGGAGAAGTATCACGGAGAACCCTAGAGCGCGTGAAAGGCAGGAGGTTTGCTGTGAGAGTTAAGAGAAGCGGGGTACACTCGTTTACTTCACTAGATGTAGCGAGAGAAGTAGGAGCACTACTAAAACCCTACTCAGCCGGCGTAGATCTCGAGAACCCTGAAGTAGAGGTGACTCTCGAGATCCGAGGCAATACTGCCTACCTCCATGAGAATGATGTAGAAGGCCCCGGTGGATTCCCAATTAGTAGTAGTGGTAGAGCACTCGTATTATTCTCCGGCGGCTTTGATTCCCCGGTAGCAGCATGGATGGCTGCTAAGCGGGGGCTGGAAGTCGACTTCCTGCACTACGTGATGGGTTCAAGTGACATCAGCCGTCAAGCCTTCATAGTGGCGAGAAAACTGAGCGAGGAGTGGCTGAGCAGCTATAACCCAAAGTTCATTATAGTTGATTTCACACCGCTTGTAGCCTGGATTGAAAGAGAAGTAGCATGGAGCTACAGGCAAGTGGTTCTAAGAGCTTTAATGTACATGGTTGCAGATAGAGTTGCAGGAGCACGCGGCTACGATGCTGTAGTGACAGGAGAGTCTCTGGCTCAAGCATCCAGTCAGACCCTCGCGAATCTTAAAGCCATTGAGAAGGCAGCCTCATTGAATAGCATGATACTGAGACCTTTAATAGGATTAGATAAAGAAGAGATCATTAGCTACTCGAGACAGCTAGGCTTATACGAGTACTCCTCGAAGGTGGCTGAAGCCTGCGCTATAGCGCCACGGCATACAGCAACTAGAATTAGCGTGGAGAAGCTGAAGAGTATCCTAGAAAGAATTGAAAACAAGCTGCTGGATAAAGCTGTGGAAGATATGAGAGTTGTAGATGTGCATGTAAGCAGTCCTGAGGAAGCTATACCAGAATACCCTGAGGAAATAGACTACATCCCCTCGGACTCCGTGCTCGTAGATGCTAGAAGCATTGAGGAGTATAAACGTAGCGCTCTCCCAGGAGCACTACATGTAAGCATGGTGGATTACAGTAAGCTACCAAGGGATAGGCCGGTAGTATTCTACTGCGATACAGGTGGTATCAGCCGTATCCTGGCAGCAGAGCTGCGTAGCATGGGGTTTAAAGCATATAGCTTAAAAGGAGGTTTAAGAAGAATTAGAGGGCGTTTAGCCGGCACTACCACCTGA
- a CDS encoding replication factor C small subunit yields the protein MSALSEVEMLWAEKYRPRTLDEIVNQKEIVVRLKKFVEEKNIPHMLFAGPPGTGKTTMAHCLAHDLYGDDYRKYMLELNASDERKIEVIRGKVKEFARTRVVGEVPFKIVLLDEADNMTADAQQALRRLMELYSATTRFILTANYPSKIIEPIQSRTAVFRFTSLSREDVVGRLGYICKAEKVKCDEKALEVIYEVSEGDLRRAINILQTTAALGEVVEEAVYKVVGLAHPREIREMLNEALAGRFNEARSRLRALMTEYGLSGLDVIKQIHKEVFSQEVKIPDELRVLIADLAGEIQFRLVEGADDEIQLNAFLARLALIGRRLKTG from the coding sequence GTGTCAGCCTTGAGCGAAGTAGAGATGTTATGGGCTGAGAAGTACCGTCCTAGGACACTTGATGAAATCGTTAATCAGAAGGAGATTGTTGTTAGATTAAAGAAGTTTGTTGAAGAGAAGAATATACCCCACATGCTCTTCGCAGGCCCCCCTGGCACCGGTAAGACAACTATGGCTCACTGTCTTGCCCACGACCTCTACGGCGATGACTACAGGAAGTACATGCTTGAGCTTAACGCCTCCGATGAAAGAAAAATCGAGGTGATTAGAGGTAAAGTTAAGGAGTTTGCTAGAACAAGAGTTGTCGGCGAGGTACCCTTCAAAATAGTTCTGCTGGATGAAGCAGATAACATGACTGCTGATGCCCAGCAAGCATTAAGGAGGCTTATGGAGCTCTATAGTGCTACAACGAGATTCATTCTTACAGCTAACTATCCAAGTAAGATCATAGAGCCTATCCAAAGCAGGACAGCTGTATTCAGGTTTACATCTCTTTCGAGAGAAGATGTGGTAGGCAGGTTAGGGTACATCTGTAAAGCTGAGAAAGTTAAGTGCGATGAGAAAGCCCTTGAAGTAATATATGAGGTCTCTGAGGGTGATTTAAGACGGGCTATAAACATCCTCCAGACAACTGCAGCTCTAGGCGAGGTTGTTGAAGAAGCCGTCTACAAGGTTGTAGGGCTAGCTCATCCAAGAGAAATTAGAGAAATGCTGAATGAAGCTCTTGCAGGTAGGTTTAACGAGGCTAGAAGCAGGCTGAGAGCACTAATGACTGAGTACGGGTTAAGCGGGCTAGACGTGATTAAGCAGATACACAAGGAGGTCTTCAGCCAGGAGGTTAAAATACCAGATGAGCTGAGAGTTCTAATAGCAGATCTAGCTGGTGAAATACAGTTCAGGCTCGTAGAGGGTGCTGACGACGAGATACAGTTAAATGCTTTTCTAGCCAGGCTGGCTTTAATAGGCAGGAGGCTTAAGACGGGGTAG
- a CDS encoding minichromosome maintenance protein MCM, with protein MSQESKTETEAGLAGELLTEAFVKFIKSYRSKEGFRKYYDRITQMVLLGQRSLIVDFADIIEYDKELAGRIIEQPDEAIKRFSEAIRLVVEEENPEYAERVVRFYPRFRNPPEVLRIREITSEYVGKLIAIEGIVTRITKVDAKLVKARYKHYDPETREIHEFDHPSGEEAEVSVGRPQFCPVCGRSGGRFELIPEKSVFIDWQKIVVQEKPEEVPGGQIPRSIEVVLTGDIVDVARPGDRVAVIGVLRVSPIPVYEKRGSHQLFSFYIDANNIEIQEKILEDVEITREDEEKIREMARDPWIKEKIIASIASGIYGYWDIKEAIALLLFGGVPKILRDGTRIRGDIHILLVGDPGTAKSQLLQFTSKVAPRGLYTSGKGSTAAGLTATVLRDKATGEYYLEAGALVLADGGVACIDEIDKMREEDRSAIHEALEQQSVSIAKAGIVARLNARTAVLAAGNPRDGRYDPMKPVSKNIDLPPTILSRFDLIFIVKDIPSVEHDRKLARHVLGVHSDAERTYPLIDVQTLKKYVSYARRYVYPQLTPEAAKLIEDFYVNMRASYIPSDPSQPAPIAITPRQLEALIRLTEAHARLYLKSKAEREDAEEAIRLMMTMLTKVGIDVESGQIDIDVIETGVSASRREKIKRFREFLQEVLGEVGEISVTELLKKAREKGFEREIVSEEINKMRRSGEIYEPRPGYIAFVR; from the coding sequence GTGAGCCAGGAAAGTAAAACTGAAACTGAAGCCGGCTTGGCGGGAGAACTACTCACAGAAGCATTTGTAAAATTCATTAAGAGCTACCGCTCCAAGGAGGGGTTCCGTAAGTACTATGACAGGATAACCCAGATGGTTCTATTAGGGCAGAGAAGCCTTATAGTCGACTTCGCAGACATCATAGAGTACGATAAAGAACTGGCGGGCAGGATCATCGAGCAGCCTGATGAAGCGATCAAGCGTTTCAGTGAGGCAATACGCTTAGTTGTCGAGGAGGAAAACCCCGAGTACGCTGAGAGAGTAGTGAGATTCTACCCTAGGTTCAGGAATCCACCTGAAGTCCTGAGAATAAGAGAGATTACAAGCGAGTACGTTGGTAAACTAATAGCTATTGAAGGAATAGTCACAAGAATCACTAAGGTTGACGCTAAGCTGGTTAAAGCTAGATACAAGCACTATGATCCTGAAACCAGGGAGATCCACGAGTTCGACCATCCAAGCGGGGAGGAAGCCGAGGTATCAGTTGGCAGGCCGCAGTTCTGCCCTGTATGCGGTAGGAGTGGCGGTAGATTCGAGTTGATCCCCGAGAAAAGCGTCTTCATAGACTGGCAGAAGATAGTAGTACAGGAGAAGCCTGAAGAGGTTCCCGGGGGACAAATACCGAGAAGCATTGAGGTGGTTCTAACAGGTGATATAGTAGATGTAGCTAGACCTGGAGATAGAGTTGCCGTAATAGGAGTGCTGCGTGTCTCACCTATACCAGTCTACGAGAAGCGCGGCTCCCACCAGCTCTTCTCCTTCTACATTGATGCTAATAACATTGAAATACAGGAGAAGATCCTAGAGGATGTAGAGATAACTAGAGAGGATGAAGAGAAGATCAGGGAGATGGCTAGGGATCCATGGATAAAGGAGAAGATTATAGCTAGCATAGCGTCAGGGATATACGGGTACTGGGATATCAAGGAGGCCATAGCACTCCTGCTCTTCGGCGGCGTTCCAAAAATCCTCAGGGATGGAACCAGGATTAGAGGTGACATCCACATTCTTCTCGTAGGTGATCCAGGTACAGCTAAATCCCAGCTACTACAGTTTACTTCAAAGGTTGCTCCACGTGGACTCTACACTAGCGGTAAAGGATCAACTGCAGCAGGCTTAACTGCAACAGTGTTAAGGGATAAAGCGACAGGTGAGTACTATCTTGAAGCTGGAGCCTTAGTGCTAGCTGACGGCGGTGTTGCATGTATAGATGAGATAGATAAGATGCGGGAGGAGGATAGATCCGCTATACATGAAGCTCTAGAACAGCAGTCTGTAAGCATAGCTAAAGCCGGGATAGTGGCGAGGCTGAATGCTAGGACAGCTGTACTAGCCGCAGGCAACCCAAGGGATGGGAGATATGATCCCATGAAGCCTGTCAGCAAGAACATAGATCTCCCGCCGACAATACTCTCAAGATTCGACTTAATCTTCATTGTGAAAGATATACCCAGCGTGGAGCATGATAGAAAGCTAGCTAGACACGTCCTGGGGGTTCACAGCGATGCTGAGAGAACCTATCCCTTAATAGACGTTCAGACACTCAAGAAGTATGTTAGCTATGCGCGGAGATACGTTTACCCGCAGCTTACCCCAGAAGCTGCTAAGCTGATAGAAGACTTCTACGTTAATATGAGGGCTTCCTACATACCCAGCGATCCATCTCAGCCCGCCCCAATAGCTATAACCCCAAGGCAGCTGGAAGCGCTTATAAGGCTGACTGAAGCACATGCCCGCCTCTACCTGAAGAGTAAGGCTGAGAGAGAGGATGCAGAGGAAGCTATCAGATTAATGATGACCATGCTAACCAAGGTTGGTATAGATGTTGAGAGTGGCCAGATAGATATAGATGTCATTGAGACAGGCGTCTCAGCATCTAGAAGAGAGAAGATCAAGAGATTCAGAGAGTTCCTCCAAGAAGTCCTCGGGGAGGTAGGAGAGATAAGTGTCACAGAGCTTCTAAAGAAAGCGAGGGAGAAAGGCTTTGAGAGAGAGATTGTTAGTGAAGAGATAAACAAGATGAGAAGAAGCGGGGAGATATATGAGCCTAGACCAGGATATATAGCATTTGTACGGTAA